One genomic segment of Desulfovibrio aminophilus includes these proteins:
- a CDS encoding polysaccharide biosynthesis/export family protein translates to MRHFLRIMLLSALSLLPAAAWAAEGATASATATATATVSAAPASGAEPAPFGSNLFQGNFSQARAADSREIGPGDRLVLRLWGGRAFDGVLTVDDAGQIELPDLGGFPVAGMSQAQLVESVRSKLNAAGDAETQIYVALLDGRPVSLFVTGFVPRPGRYSGAPTDTVLAYLDRAGGIDPRRGSFRNIRLLRGGKETARFDLYPFLLRGELPLVRLQDGDTLVVGERGVMVTAAGEARNIARFEFRPGEAVGAGLMALADPQARASHVSLVGTRNGAPYNLYLPLREFRSLRLADGDRAQFLADTPGDTIMVEVQGAIRGASRFPLTRNARLAEVRDYIAVDPDRANLQGLYVKRRSVAARQKQAIDDALRRLEASAATATSVTAEGAQIRSHEAEMISKFAEKARHVQPEGVVVVGSGGKLADIALEDGDVIVIPEKSDVVLVSGEVMMPQAIVWSKDRSLKDYVRGAGGYTNRADPGNVLLVRPGGEIFRASDADVEPGDQILVLPGVDSKNMQVVKDMSQILYQIAVAAKVAIGIY, encoded by the coding sequence ATGCGCCATTTCCTCCGCATCATGCTCCTGTCGGCCCTGTCGCTGCTTCCGGCCGCCGCCTGGGCGGCCGAGGGCGCCACGGCCAGCGCCACGGCGACCGCCACCGCCACGGTGTCCGCCGCGCCCGCCTCCGGCGCGGAGCCCGCGCCCTTCGGCTCCAATCTCTTCCAGGGCAACTTCTCCCAGGCCCGCGCGGCCGACTCCCGCGAGATCGGCCCGGGCGACCGGCTCGTGCTCCGGCTCTGGGGCGGCCGCGCCTTCGACGGCGTGCTCACCGTGGACGACGCGGGCCAGATCGAGCTGCCCGACCTGGGCGGCTTCCCGGTGGCCGGGATGTCCCAGGCCCAGCTGGTGGAGTCCGTGCGCAGCAAGCTGAACGCCGCGGGCGACGCCGAGACGCAGATCTACGTCGCGCTCCTGGACGGCCGCCCGGTGTCGCTCTTCGTCACCGGCTTCGTGCCCCGACCGGGCCGCTATTCCGGCGCGCCCACGGACACGGTGCTGGCCTACCTGGACCGCGCCGGGGGCATCGACCCCCGCCGGGGCAGCTTCCGCAACATCCGCCTGCTGCGCGGCGGCAAGGAGACGGCCCGCTTCGACCTCTACCCCTTCCTCCTGCGCGGCGAGCTGCCCCTGGTGCGCCTGCAGGACGGCGACACTCTGGTGGTGGGCGAACGCGGGGTCATGGTCACGGCCGCCGGGGAGGCCCGCAACATCGCCCGCTTCGAGTTCCGGCCCGGCGAGGCCGTCGGCGCGGGGCTCATGGCCCTGGCCGATCCCCAGGCCCGGGCCTCGCACGTGAGCCTCGTGGGCACGCGCAACGGCGCGCCCTACAACCTCTACCTCCCGCTGCGCGAGTTCCGCTCCCTGCGGCTGGCCGACGGCGACCGCGCGCAGTTCCTGGCCGACACCCCGGGCGACACGATCATGGTCGAGGTCCAGGGCGCGATCCGGGGGGCCTCGCGCTTCCCGCTCACGCGCAACGCCCGGCTGGCCGAGGTGCGCGACTACATCGCCGTGGACCCGGACCGGGCCAACCTCCAGGGACTGTACGTCAAGCGCCGCAGCGTGGCCGCGCGCCAGAAGCAGGCCATCGACGACGCCCTGCGCCGCCTGGAGGCCAGCGCGGCCACGGCCACCTCGGTGACGGCCGAGGGCGCGCAGATCCGCAGCCACGAGGCCGAGATGATCTCCAAGTTCGCGGAAAAGGCCCGCCACGTGCAGCCCGAGGGCGTCGTGGTGGTGGGTTCGGGGGGCAAGCTGGCCGACATCGCCCTGGAGGACGGGGACGTCATCGTCATCCCGGAGAAGAGCGACGTGGTGCTCGTGAGCGGCGAGGTCATGATGCCCCAGGCCATCGTCTGGAGCAAGGACCGCTCCCTCAAGGACTACGTGCGCGGCGCGGGCGGCTACACCAACCGCGCGGACCCCGGCAACGTGCTCCTGGTCCGCCCGGGCGGCGAAATCTTCCGGGCCTCGGACGCGGACGTGGAGCCCGGGGACCAGATCCTGGTCCTGCCCGGCGTGGACTCCAAGAACATGCAGGTGGTCAAGGACATGTCCCAGATCCTCTACCAGATCGCCGTGGCCGCCAAGGTGGCCATCGGCATCTACTAG